Part of the Shewanella eurypsychrophilus genome is shown below.
AAACAAAGTTACCGTTGTAATTTGCCACTATCACATCTTGGTTTTGCACTTTTACATGCCTGTCTACGATAAGGATATCACCGTCATAAATGCCGACATTCTGCATTGAGCCTCCATTGGCTTGGCCAATAAAGGTGGCGCTGGGATGCTCTATGAGTAACTCATCTAAGCTTAAGGGCAATTGCTTGTAATCGGCAGCTGGGCTCTCGAAACCAGTAATACCCGCACTGGCCGATATAGAGATCACTTTCATCATGGTTACTTCACTGTTAACTGTATGTTTATACAGTGATAAGTTTAGCAGTAATCTTCATGTAGGCAATCTTTTTCGATCTGCTGTTTAGCCCTTTTGAGAACTAGGCTGCATCTCCTTGTATTAAAAAGCAGAAATAGTCGATGTAAACTACATTTATAAACAGGAGAGGCGTTTATGAGTGTTTGAAACTAATGGAGGAGTACCGTGAAATGTTTTCAGATGTTGATGGCACTTAGCCTATCCTTGTGGTTATCGACAATGGTGTTAGCCGAAGATATCGAGGTGACTATTTATGCCGATGCAAATTATCCACCTTATTCCTACTTCGAAGAGGGGGAACTGAAGGGCATTTACA
Proteins encoded:
- a CDS encoding LexA family protein is translated as MKVISISASAGITGFESPAADYKQLPLSLDELLIEHPSATFIGQANGGSMQNVGIYDGDILIVDRHVKVQNQDVIVANYNGNFVCKIIDTKRRLLLSANEENQPVAIHEYDQFSVEGVVIRSIRCHRPNPLLTNTPMRK